A window of the Desulforapulum autotrophicum HRM2 genome harbors these coding sequences:
- a CDS encoding 4Fe-4S dicluster domain-containing protein → MENSRRNFIQFLAGAVVSGSVFTLFKVSPARALARPPAALVEDDFLRFCTRCHQCIDVCPADALFPASILDGIINIGTPVLDGPKCIMCMECVRICPTPAIKKIPKQEVVLGKAVINEDTCLAWQKKKRCKDCYRACKFKAIELKKRRYPEIIADKCNGCGLCVQRCPAVAGTIDIKYEAAERYPAGDAHFALCLEDRVAPYEFPPDDFGTWLKKRIEKIGKNHGLAIGTGED, encoded by the coding sequence ATGGAAAATTCCCGAAGGAATTTTATTCAATTTCTGGCTGGTGCTGTTGTGTCAGGCTCCGTGTTTACACTGTTCAAGGTCAGTCCGGCCAGGGCCCTAGCAAGACCACCGGCAGCCCTTGTGGAGGATGATTTCTTAAGGTTCTGCACACGGTGTCATCAATGTATTGATGTCTGTCCGGCCGATGCCCTTTTCCCTGCGTCAATCCTGGACGGCATTATCAACATTGGAACACCGGTTCTGGACGGACCCAAATGTATTATGTGCATGGAGTGTGTCAGGATATGTCCGACCCCTGCCATTAAGAAAATTCCTAAACAGGAAGTTGTGCTGGGCAAGGCGGTTATCAATGAGGACACCTGCCTGGCCTGGCAGAAGAAAAAACGGTGCAAGGACTGTTATCGTGCCTGCAAGTTCAAAGCCATTGAATTGAAAAAACGACGTTATCCTGAGATTATAGCAGATAAATGCAACGGCTGCGGGCTTTGTGTTCAACGGTGCCCGGCTGTGGCTGGAACAATTGACATAAAATATGAAGCAGCCGAAAGGTATCCTGCCGGGGATGCTCATTTTGCCCTTTGTCTGGAAGATCGGGTAGCACCCTATGAATTTCCGCCGGATGATTTTGGCACCTGGCTGAAAAAACGGATTGAAAAAATTGGTAAAAATCATGGCCTGGCAATCGGGACAGGGGAAGATTGA